A single region of the Deltaproteobacteria bacterium genome encodes:
- a CDS encoding GAF domain-containing protein, translated as MLYSLPPLLTLLCYAALGLLTLRKGLETPVNRLLFCISLSGTFLYVDILVLFNTGSRPLALWTSRLDHCSVVFTIPLFMHFFRSYLDINGHKWLPAAAYVYAALLMPFAFTPYMIAGMQHHTFGYFGRGGTLYPLIGIGALMTLMYCLFLLGMAIHRETSSIRKNKLTYLCIGFGTMGMLNGLNVFPILGFSIYPPGAFSFIPLAVFTVGLLRYDLLDMGGIIKKSLLYSLLTASLLCVYSLMVIMANKYLTWLGLENRLFYNLVLFVIVATIFGPVKTYIQKALDQRFHREKFDHQKVVKKLGQTIISTLDVAAIARHLSITAIDRIRLSACHLFLNTFTAAGFQVVPVACQKGSCGSKNVYLQQSPLVNWLRRRRQAVIKTKLLEKRGEASARQVLDDMAAISVEIVLPLIFNGRLLGFIGCGQKKNGNLFSREEIDLLTTLAMQTTLAVENASSYRRLDELNKTLELRVDQRTRELQGALLEKEKTQEQLVRSESLASIGLLVAGTAHELNNPLASSISLLQSGVEELEKDDGLVGDKAAVLQDLRVAGRELKRAKAVVASLLGLSRQTSSYKEKVDLNAVIGDAVRVLRNQFKPACPRVDLRLGDDLPRICGNYASLGQVAVNILKNALQATDRNGGEVTLSTGYEPQSGRVIFSCEDSGPGVTPDVRRDMFKPFFTTKEVGEGTGLGLYISHEIVRKHNGSIHVESEPAKGTLFRIALPAALPFHATDGPGVFDTNQKGILP; from the coding sequence ATGCTATATTCTCTCCCACCGCTTTTGACGCTTTTGTGTTATGCAGCCCTTGGGCTGCTGACCTTGAGAAAGGGGCTTGAAACGCCGGTGAACCGTCTGCTTTTTTGCATATCCCTTTCCGGCACCTTTCTCTATGTGGACATTCTTGTGCTTTTCAACACCGGATCCAGGCCGTTGGCACTCTGGACTAGCCGTTTGGATCACTGCTCCGTCGTTTTCACCATCCCGTTGTTCATGCACTTTTTTAGATCCTACCTCGATATAAACGGCCACAAGTGGTTGCCGGCAGCTGCGTACGTCTATGCCGCCCTGCTGATGCCTTTCGCCTTCACGCCTTATATGATTGCAGGCATGCAGCACCACACTTTCGGATATTTCGGCCGAGGCGGAACACTTTATCCGCTTATCGGCATCGGCGCCCTCATGACGCTGATGTATTGCCTGTTCCTGCTGGGAATGGCAATTCATCGTGAAACCAGCAGCATTCGGAAAAACAAACTGACATATCTGTGCATCGGTTTCGGCACCATGGGGATGCTAAACGGGTTGAATGTGTTTCCTATTTTGGGATTTTCCATCTACCCACCCGGGGCTTTCAGTTTCATACCTTTAGCCGTTTTTACCGTCGGACTTCTGCGATATGATCTGCTGGACATGGGGGGCATCATCAAGAAAAGCCTTTTGTACTCGTTGTTGACGGCCTCGTTGCTGTGTGTATATTCCCTGATGGTCATCATGGCCAACAAGTACCTGACCTGGCTTGGCTTGGAAAACAGGCTATTCTACAACCTGGTGCTTTTTGTGATTGTCGCTACGATTTTCGGTCCGGTCAAAACGTACATTCAGAAAGCCCTCGATCAACGCTTTCACAGAGAGAAGTTCGACCACCAGAAAGTCGTCAAAAAACTTGGGCAAACGATTATTTCAACCCTGGATGTGGCCGCCATCGCCCGCCACCTTTCCATTACCGCCATCGATCGGATCAGGCTGAGTGCCTGCCATCTGTTTCTGAATACGTTTACTGCGGCGGGGTTTCAGGTGGTTCCCGTCGCTTGCCAGAAGGGTTCATGCGGGTCAAAAAATGTCTATTTGCAGCAATCGCCGCTGGTCAACTGGTTAAGGCGGCGCCGCCAGGCCGTCATCAAAACGAAACTCCTGGAAAAAAGAGGAGAGGCTTCCGCCCGGCAGGTGCTTGACGATATGGCCGCCATTTCCGTGGAGATTGTTTTACCGCTTATTTTCAATGGACGCCTCCTCGGCTTCATCGGTTGCGGCCAGAAGAAAAACGGCAACCTGTTCAGCAGGGAAGAGATCGACCTTCTAACCACCCTGGCCATGCAGACCACTCTGGCTGTCGAGAACGCTTCATCCTACCGCCGTCTTGACGAACTCAACAAAACGCTGGAACTGCGTGTCGATCAGCGAACCAGAGAGCTGCAGGGGGCGCTTTTGGAAAAGGAAAAAACCCAGGAACAACTGGTGCGATCGGAAAGCCTTGCCTCCATCGGTCTGCTGGTGGCCGGTACCGCTCACGAATTGAACAATCCGCTGGCTTCCTCCATCAGCCTCCTTCAATCCGGCGTGGAGGAGCTCGAAAAAGACGACGGACTTGTCGGAGACAAAGCCGCTGTACTGCAGGATCTGAGGGTTGCCGGCCGGGAGCTCAAAAGAGCCAAAGCGGTTGTGGCCAGCCTCCTGGGGCTGTCGCGGCAGACGAGCAGCTACAAGGAAAAGGTTGATCTGAATGCCGTTATCGGTGACGCGGTGCGCGTGCTCAGAAACCAGTTCAAACCGGCCTGCCCACGGGTCGATCTCCGTCTCGGCGACGATCTTCCGCGGATTTGCGGCAACTATGCCAGCCTGGGTCAGGTGGCCGTGAACATCCTCAAAAATGCCCTTCAAGCCACTGACCGGAACGGGGGGGAGGTCACCCTTTCGACCGGTTATGAGCCGCAAAGCGGTCGCGTCATTTTTTCTTGCGAGGATTCCGGGCCGGGGGTAACGCCAGACGTCCGGCGGGACATGTTCAAACCGTTTTTTACGACCAAAGAGGTCGGGGAGGGAACCGGCCTGGGCCTGTACATCTCCCACGAAATCGTGCGGAAGCACAACGGCAGCATCCATGTCGAAAGCGAGCCGGCCAAAGGGACGCTTTTCAGAATTGCACTTCCTGCCGCTCTCCCGTTTCACGCAACGGATGGCCCGGGCGTTTTTGACACCAACCAAAAAGGCATCCTTCCTTGA
- a CDS encoding zinc ribbon domain-containing protein has product MPIFEFKCLKCNEFFELLVMNKNDEVDLSCPQCGSQECERVLSSTSFAMGTGNGQKAGATSQTRTCSSGSCTTYTIPGPNG; this is encoded by the coding sequence ATGCCGATATTTGAATTCAAGTGTTTGAAATGCAATGAGTTTTTTGAGTTGCTGGTGATGAATAAAAATGACGAGGTGGACCTTAGCTGCCCGCAATGCGGGTCGCAGGAGTGCGAACGGGTTCTCAGTTCAACGAGTTTTGCCATGGGCACCGGCAATGGGCAGAAAGCCGGAGCCACGTCTCAAACCCGCACCTGTTCCAGCGGTTCGTGCACCACGTATACCATTCCCGGCCCCAATGGTTGA
- a CDS encoding LPP20 family lipoprotein, with the protein MIFTSGPATRHPIIVLIVAFCMLTSACASGRKKTEPVPKWLTSTPSDDQYFYAVGISGKTRMIKDAWNQAANRARAELGRVIVSHVSSHDLVISTSKSEYSRQLVEVLSDTELNYTEVVERWYDKQGRYGPADHYYVLIRMERKQAAAILKTLQ; encoded by the coding sequence ATGATTTTTACCTCAGGTCCGGCGACCCGGCATCCCATCATCGTTCTGATTGTGGCATTCTGCATGCTCACTTCCGCATGCGCCTCGGGCCGAAAAAAGACCGAACCGGTTCCAAAATGGCTTACGTCAACACCTTCGGACGACCAGTATTTCTATGCCGTGGGCATTTCAGGAAAGACCCGTATGATCAAGGATGCCTGGAATCAGGCGGCAAACCGCGCCAGGGCGGAGTTGGGACGGGTGATCGTTTCGCATGTGTCCAGCCACGACCTCGTAATCAGCACGTCTAAAAGTGAGTATTCCAGACAGCTCGTGGAAGTGCTGTCCGACACGGAGCTCAACTACACGGAAGTCGTCGAGCGCTGGTATGACAAACAGGGCCGTTACGGCCCGGCCGACCATTATTACGTGCTCATCCGAATGGAAAGAAAACAAGCCGCCGCCATCCTGAAAACGTTGCAGTAA
- a CDS encoding potassium channel protein, whose protein sequence is MGIKRRLILILIVVFCVIMAGSLGYYIIYRGQSSFMDCLFMTVISLTTVGYGEVTAVTGNVAAQIYTIILITFGMGVILYGISTLTAIIIDGELSGILRKKKMEKEISKLKNHYIVCGGGETGRPVLAELIKNGETAVLIEKDAESIDRCKEVGDLLYIQGDAADDASLTAAGIDKAAGIIVTLSSDKDNLFTTMSARMLNSRVRIISRVISKDLEPKMRRAGANSVVSPNYIGALRMASEMIRPAAVDFLDSMLRSSRGNLRIHQINISDQSPLVGESLMESSLKKDHELLVLGVRHRNREMEFNPSPQLILEKGMTLIVMGDVDNIAKVRRKY, encoded by the coding sequence ATGGGGATCAAACGACGACTTATCCTGATTCTGATCGTTGTCTTCTGTGTAATCATGGCGGGCAGTTTGGGATATTATATCATTTACCGGGGCCAGAGCAGTTTCATGGACTGCCTGTTCATGACCGTCATATCCCTGACGACGGTCGGCTATGGCGAGGTGACCGCCGTAACCGGCAACGTAGCAGCCCAAATTTACACCATCATCCTGATCACCTTTGGCATGGGGGTCATCCTGTACGGCATCAGTACCCTGACGGCAATCATCATCGATGGCGAACTTTCGGGGATCTTGAGGAAAAAAAAGATGGAAAAAGAGATCAGCAAACTGAAAAACCACTACATCGTTTGCGGCGGAGGGGAGACCGGCCGGCCGGTACTTGCCGAACTCATCAAAAACGGGGAGACGGCGGTGCTTATCGAGAAGGACGCAGAGAGTATCGATCGCTGCAAAGAGGTTGGAGACTTGCTTTACATCCAGGGTGATGCCGCCGACGATGCCAGCCTGACGGCGGCCGGAATCGATAAGGCGGCGGGGATCATCGTGACGCTTTCTTCCGACAAGGACAACCTCTTTACCACCATGAGCGCCAGGATGCTCAACAGCCGGGTGAGGATTATCAGCCGGGTCATCAGCAAGGATCTCGAGCCAAAAATGCGGCGTGCCGGGGCCAACAGTGTCGTTTCACCCAATTACATCGGCGCCCTGAGAATGGCTTCCGAAATGATACGTCCGGCGGCCGTCGATTTTCTGGACAGCATGCTGCGCAGCAGCAGGGGAAACCTGCGCATTCACCAGATCAATATTTCCGACCAGTCGCCGCTGGTCGGAGAAAGCCTCATGGAAAGCAGCTTGAAGAAGGATCATGAGCTGCTGGTTCTAGGCGTCAGGCACCGGAACCGGGAGATGGAGTTCAACCCCTCGCCGCAGTTGATTCTTGAGAAGGGGATGACGCTCATCGTGATGGGGGATGTGGACAACATTGCCAAGGTGCGGCGGAAGTACTGA
- a CDS encoding SH3 domain-containing protein, with protein sequence MHNVKYYTAVLVLWSLVAAGTALADRMAVSASIANIRSGPGTNHEVLWQVEKYHPIMVERKSGDWYGFTDYEGDKGWIHKSLVDNTPTVITVRENCNVRSGPGTDNPVIFTVGSGIPFKVIGKKGNWRHILHADGDSGWIYKSLLW encoded by the coding sequence ATGCATAACGTTAAATATTATACAGCGGTATTGGTGCTGTGGAGTCTGGTTGCGGCTGGAACCGCATTGGCGGACCGCATGGCCGTTTCGGCATCCATCGCCAATATCCGATCGGGCCCCGGAACGAACCACGAAGTGCTGTGGCAGGTCGAAAAATATCATCCGATCATGGTGGAACGTAAATCGGGCGACTGGTACGGCTTCACCGATTATGAGGGCGACAAGGGCTGGATCCATAAATCCCTTGTCGATAACACACCGACCGTGATTACCGTCAGGGAAAACTGCAATGTTCGTTCGGGGCCCGGGACGGACAATCCCGTCATTTTTACAGTGGGCAGCGGAATCCCATTTAAAGTTATCGGCAAAAAGGGCAACTGGCGACATATTCTCCACGCGGACGGGGACAGCGGGTGGATCTACAAGTCGCTGTTGTGGTAG
- a CDS encoding adenosine kinase, which yields MLKNNPPKKIAGIGSALMDVLAYENDDFLEKTGGAKGGMMLVDLPFMDMALATTRNGTTTVPGGSACNTTVGIAKLGGLSRFIGKCGKDELAALFEEALRTNGVEPHLFKSASPTGRVLSIITPDAQRSMFTFLGASSELTVDEVAASEFSDVAIVHVEGYLLFNEELIYAAVKCAKNAGALISLDLASYTIVEASRDILEDIVERYVDILIGNEDEVRAFTGRNDEEAAIASLARKADIAVLKVGARGSYIARDADIVKIEPVTGLGEVVDTTGAGDLWASGFLFGMVNGFPLEKCGVLGSACGYEVCRVVGANIPDEGWNRIRARIK from the coding sequence ATGCTGAAAAACAACCCCCCAAAAAAAATAGCCGGCATCGGATCCGCCTTGATGGACGTCCTCGCCTACGAAAACGATGATTTTTTGGAAAAAACGGGAGGCGCCAAAGGCGGAATGATGCTTGTGGACCTCCCTTTCATGGATATGGCGCTGGCCACGACACGAAACGGCACAACCACCGTTCCAGGCGGTTCCGCCTGCAACACGACCGTTGGTATCGCGAAACTCGGCGGATTGTCGCGGTTCATCGGCAAATGTGGCAAGGACGAGCTGGCAGCCCTGTTCGAAGAAGCTCTGAGAACAAATGGTGTCGAACCCCATCTGTTCAAATCCGCATCCCCCACGGGGAGGGTGCTTTCCATTATAACACCCGATGCCCAGCGGTCCATGTTTACCTTTCTGGGGGCATCTTCCGAATTGACCGTGGATGAAGTCGCCGCAAGCGAATTCTCCGATGTGGCCATCGTGCATGTCGAAGGTTACCTTTTGTTCAACGAGGAATTGATTTATGCCGCCGTCAAATGCGCCAAGAATGCGGGCGCTTTAATTTCTCTCGACCTGGCAAGTTATACGATCGTCGAGGCATCGCGGGACATCCTCGAAGATATTGTCGAACGCTATGTCGACATCCTGATCGGCAACGAAGACGAGGTTCGAGCCTTTACCGGTCGGAACGATGAGGAGGCCGCTATTGCGTCGCTCGCACGTAAAGCGGACATTGCCGTGCTGAAGGTAGGCGCAAGGGGCAGCTACATTGCCAGGGATGCCGACATCGTAAAAATCGAGCCGGTAACCGGGTTGGGGGAAGTGGTTGACACCACCGGTGCCGGAGACCTTTGGGCCTCCGGGTTCCTGTTCGGCATGGTGAACGGCTTTCCACTTGAAAAATGTGGCGTCCTTGGCTCCGCCTGTGGTTATGAGGTTTGCCGGGTGGTGGGTGCCAACATCCCCGACGAAGGCTGGAACAGGATCAGGGCCCGGATAAAATGA
- the recN gene encoding DNA repair protein RecN: protein MLQELFIKNFAIIDDLRIRLSGGLSILSGETGAGKSIIINAVNLLLGSRASANLIRTGAETAELEAFFTVGPASPAAEAMRAQDFDTAEGLLIKRTISRQERHRVYVNGRLTTMQVLKEITRHMASISGQHAHQGLMKEDRQLLILDQFGGAAALRQKVFDAYHRQASLMRELRRLKRQRKNQADQIELLGFQKKEIQSARVSPGEDSELAQEASRLKNAERLYQTVYNCMELLYNASGAVVEQLSHVKKELAAVAPMDPLLAAPAEGVADAVFTIEDIVHELRDYLPRIRTDETRLTEIEERLELLSALKRKYGDSLEKVLERADNIQREMDAIQNLGDTIVSVESALEKAYAETLQTCRRLSKKRGEAADAVGKKVERELASLKMPHTRFQVILSKTPAEKSIDEHLQTEGYAITETGLESAAFMIAPNVGETLKPLADIASGGELSRVVLALKAILAHKDAVETVVFDEVDAGIGGGVAEVVGKKLSDLSAIHQVICITHLPQIAKFGSVHYRISKQVHAGRTRTVIDRLNRQDRVTEIARMLGGEEMTPKTLAHAREMLENTTG from the coding sequence ATGCTGCAGGAACTGTTCATAAAAAATTTCGCCATTATCGACGACCTGCGCATCCGTTTATCCGGGGGGCTGTCGATTTTAAGCGGCGAAACCGGTGCCGGAAAATCGATCATCATCAACGCCGTCAACCTGCTTCTCGGGAGCCGGGCATCAGCGAACTTGATAAGGACCGGGGCCGAAACAGCCGAGTTGGAGGCGTTTTTCACTGTTGGTCCCGCCAGCCCGGCGGCCGAGGCCATGCGGGCCCAAGACTTCGATACTGCAGAAGGCCTTCTGATCAAGCGGACCATTTCCCGCCAAGAGCGACATCGCGTTTACGTGAACGGCCGGTTGACCACCATGCAGGTTTTGAAGGAAATCACCCGGCACATGGCCAGCATTTCCGGCCAGCATGCGCATCAGGGGCTGATGAAAGAAGACCGTCAGCTTCTGATTCTCGATCAGTTCGGGGGCGCTGCCGCACTTCGGCAAAAGGTTTTCGATGCCTATCACCGGCAGGCCTCCCTGATGCGGGAGTTGAGACGGCTCAAACGGCAGAGGAAAAACCAGGCCGATCAGATCGAACTCCTGGGTTTTCAGAAAAAAGAGATACAGTCGGCACGGGTTTCACCCGGCGAGGACAGCGAACTGGCGCAGGAGGCTTCACGGCTGAAAAATGCCGAAAGGCTGTACCAGACGGTCTACAACTGCATGGAACTCCTTTACAACGCCAGCGGTGCCGTCGTTGAGCAGCTGTCCCATGTAAAAAAGGAACTGGCGGCGGTCGCTCCGATGGATCCGTTGCTGGCCGCGCCGGCGGAGGGTGTTGCCGACGCCGTTTTCACGATAGAGGACATCGTTCACGAACTGCGTGATTATCTGCCGCGGATACGGACGGATGAAACGCGCCTCACGGAGATAGAAGAGCGGTTGGAGTTGTTGAGTGCCCTGAAGCGAAAATATGGTGATTCCCTGGAAAAAGTACTGGAACGGGCCGACAACATCCAGCGGGAAATGGATGCCATTCAAAACCTGGGAGACACCATCGTTTCTGTCGAATCGGCGCTTGAAAAGGCTTATGCTGAAACCCTGCAGACCTGCAGACGGCTTTCGAAAAAAAGGGGGGAAGCTGCCGATGCGGTGGGCAAAAAGGTGGAACGGGAACTGGCCTCCCTCAAAATGCCGCACACCCGCTTTCAGGTGATATTGTCGAAAACACCCGCGGAGAAGAGCATTGACGAGCACCTGCAGACCGAGGGGTACGCGATCACCGAAACGGGCCTGGAAAGCGCCGCGTTCATGATAGCCCCCAATGTCGGGGAGACCTTGAAGCCGCTGGCGGACATCGCTTCCGGGGGAGAGCTTTCACGCGTCGTTCTGGCGCTAAAAGCCATTCTGGCACACAAAGATGCCGTCGAAACCGTTGTTTTCGACGAAGTGGATGCCGGCATCGGCGGCGGTGTTGCGGAAGTCGTAGGGAAAAAATTGTCCGATCTGTCGGCCATTCACCAGGTGATCTGCATTACCCACCTGCCACAGATAGCCAAATTCGGCAGCGTCCATTACAGGATTTCAAAACAGGTTCATGCCGGCAGAACCAGAACCGTTATCGACCGGCTGAACAGGCAGGACCGGGTGACGGAAATAGCCAGGATGTTGGGAGGGGAAGAGATGACGCCCAAAACCCTGGCGCATGCCCGGGAGATGCTGGAGAATACAACCGGTTGA
- a CDS encoding DUF2914 domain-containing protein: protein MLKKALLTLISLGAVFGLLSADAADANDNPSSLQVENAVICRVVENRVPLGTGNVFTSDAGKLYCFTKIVGAVNDTVVTHRWFLNGDLKSSVNLPVKSKSWRTWSSKRIDAGDAGDWMVEVVSADGVVLSSIIFLVQQ, encoded by the coding sequence ATGTTGAAAAAAGCACTCTTGACGCTGATTTCCCTGGGCGCGGTCTTCGGACTTCTCTCTGCTGACGCGGCTGACGCCAATGATAACCCATCGTCGCTGCAAGTAGAAAATGCGGTTATCTGCCGTGTCGTGGAAAACCGCGTTCCCCTGGGGACCGGGAATGTTTTTACGAGCGATGCCGGCAAGCTGTATTGTTTTACCAAGATTGTGGGCGCCGTAAACGATACCGTTGTCACCCACCGGTGGTTCTTGAACGGCGACCTGAAATCTTCGGTGAATTTACCCGTGAAATCGAAAAGCTGGCGAACGTGGAGCAGCAAACGCATCGATGCGGGCGACGCCGGAGATTGGATGGTGGAAGTCGTTTCGGCGGACGGGGTCGTCCTATCCAGCATTATCTTCCTGGTACAGCAGTAG